A genomic region of Aureimonas populi contains the following coding sequences:
- a CDS encoding RidA family protein, protein MTIQRFSIGKRMSQAVRAGDTLYLAGQVADDGRATIEDQTRQVLAKLDALLKEAGADKSRLLAVNVFLPNIADFDAMNTVYDAWVDPANPPARACVEARLADADLRVEMTAVAYLG, encoded by the coding sequence ATGACCATCCAGCGCTTCAGCATCGGCAAGCGGATGAGCCAGGCCGTGCGGGCCGGCGACACGCTCTATCTGGCGGGACAGGTGGCCGATGACGGCCGCGCCACGATCGAGGATCAGACGCGCCAGGTGCTGGCCAAGCTCGACGCGCTCCTGAAGGAGGCGGGCGCCGACAAGTCGCGGCTCCTCGCCGTCAACGTCTTCCTGCCCAACATCGCCGATTTCGACGCGATGAACACGGTCTACGACGCCTGGGTCGATCCGGCCAACCCGCCCGCGCGCGCCTGCGTGGAAGCGCGCCTCGCCGATGCCGACCTGCGGGTCGAGATGACCGCCGTCGCCTATCTGGGCTGA
- a CDS encoding TAXI family TRAP transporter solute-binding subunit — translation MAMHKTAGWLGALVAGAGLLASSVAAQEIAFFRIATGGTAGTYFPIGGLLANAISSPPGSRGCEDGGSCGVPGLVATAVASNGSLANINGIAGGALESGFSQSDVAYWAYTGTGVFEGQPAVEGLRAIANLYPESIHLVARADAGIEGVADLAGKKVSMDEPGSGTLVDARLILAAYGLSETDIEPEYLKPNQAADLMRDGNMDAFFFVGGFPAGAIAELATSLDIALVPISGPEAQAITEEYGFFSVNTVPGGTYEGVAEDVQTLAVGAQWVTSADQGEDLVYGITKAIWNENTRALLDAGHAKGREIVLENALDGIGIPLHPGAARFYEEAGLELPETAAAE, via the coding sequence ATGGCGATGCACAAGACGGCGGGATGGCTGGGCGCCCTGGTGGCGGGCGCGGGCCTGCTGGCGAGTTCCGTGGCGGCGCAGGAGATCGCTTTCTTCCGCATCGCGACCGGTGGCACGGCCGGCACTTATTTTCCGATCGGCGGCCTTCTGGCCAACGCCATCTCCAGCCCGCCGGGCTCGCGCGGCTGCGAGGATGGCGGGAGCTGCGGCGTGCCGGGCCTCGTGGCGACGGCGGTCGCCTCGAACGGCTCGCTCGCCAATATCAACGGCATCGCGGGCGGCGCGCTCGAATCCGGCTTCTCGCAATCGGACGTCGCCTACTGGGCCTATACCGGCACGGGGGTGTTCGAGGGGCAGCCGGCGGTGGAGGGCCTGCGAGCCATCGCCAATCTCTATCCGGAAAGCATCCATCTCGTGGCCCGCGCCGATGCGGGGATCGAGGGCGTCGCGGACCTCGCCGGCAAGAAGGTCTCCATGGACGAGCCGGGCTCGGGCACGCTCGTCGACGCGCGGCTGATCCTGGCGGCCTACGGCTTGTCGGAAACGGACATCGAGCCGGAATATCTGAAGCCGAACCAGGCCGCCGACCTGATGCGCGACGGCAATATGGACGCCTTCTTCTTCGTCGGCGGCTTCCCGGCCGGCGCCATCGCGGAGCTGGCGACCAGCCTCGACATCGCCCTCGTGCCGATCTCCGGGCCCGAGGCGCAGGCCATCACCGAGGAATACGGCTTCTTCTCCGTCAACACCGTGCCGGGCGGCACCTATGAGGGCGTGGCCGAGGACGTGCAGACGCTGGCCGTCGGCGCGCAATGGGTGACGAGCGCCGACCAAGGCGAGGATCTCGTCTACGGGATCACCAAGGCGATATGGAACGAGAACACCCGTGCGCTGCTCGACGCCGGCCACGCCAAGGGCCGGGAGATCGTGCTGGAGAACGCGCTGGACGGCATCGGCATCCCGCTTCATCCGGGTGCCGCGCGCTTCTACGAGGAGGCGGGCCTGGAGCTGCCCGAGACGGCAGCCGCCGAATAG
- a CDS encoding TRAP transporter permease, whose amino-acid sequence MAAQEVAFDEAKARELEEKFDPEVRFRPLGPVAAWIAAVALFSLSLFHYYTAGFGLLREVTHRGVHMSFVLALIFLVFSGKRGDRTLYASSLWRPAGIPLTDWALMAAAVVSTLYVPYIFSELAFRVGNPLPVDVFMGTMLIVVLLEATRRSMGWPLPVIAILIIAYGLFGRYAPGVLVHPGASWSAMVNHLYLTSQGIYGLPVGVVATYVFHFVLFGVLATRMGLGQLFIDAATTIAGRFSGGPAKVAVVSSAMMGTITGSSIANAVTTGSLTIPAMIRIGYPRHFAAAVEAAASTGGQITPPIMGAAAFLMIEFLGIPYTHIMIAALVPAFMHFFGVLMQVHFEAKRQGLRGLTREEMPRIWEVLKRDWPTLFPLFLLVGILMNGYTPYLAAFWGITACIVIGFLNPRNRLTPSDVFEAFVTGAKYALAVGAAAATVGIVIGVVTLTGVSFKVAYIVTGTAASWAAAVEPFIPFGLMTTAGLTLLMTLILTGVVCIVMGTGVPTTANYLIMVTVAAPILGLLGVEPLVAHFFVFYYGILADITPPVALCAYATAGIANSNPFSTGNTAFRLGMGKILVPFVFVFSPSMLIMVQDFSLNEFLLATFGCILGITALSAAFSDYLLDRLFGWERLLLAFAALLLVAPELTTTIIGTAIFIPVALRPLIWKKHEGKVPTRAA is encoded by the coding sequence ATGGCGGCACAGGAAGTCGCGTTCGACGAGGCGAAGGCGCGCGAGCTGGAGGAGAAGTTCGACCCGGAAGTGCGGTTCCGCCCCCTGGGGCCGGTGGCGGCGTGGATCGCGGCCGTCGCACTCTTCTCGCTGTCGCTCTTCCACTACTACACGGCCGGTTTCGGCCTCCTGCGCGAAGTCACCCATCGCGGCGTCCACATGTCCTTCGTGCTGGCGCTGATCTTCCTCGTCTTCTCCGGCAAGCGCGGCGACCGAACCCTCTACGCCTCCTCGCTCTGGCGGCCCGCCGGCATTCCGCTGACCGACTGGGCGCTGATGGCCGCGGCGGTCGTCTCCACGCTCTACGTGCCGTATATCTTCTCCGAGCTCGCCTTCCGCGTCGGCAACCCGCTGCCCGTCGACGTCTTCATGGGCACGATGCTGATCGTCGTGCTTCTGGAGGCCACGCGCCGCTCCATGGGCTGGCCGCTGCCGGTGATCGCGATCCTCATCATCGCCTACGGCCTGTTCGGCCGCTACGCGCCCGGCGTCCTGGTGCATCCCGGCGCCTCCTGGTCGGCGATGGTCAACCATCTCTATCTCACCAGCCAGGGCATCTACGGCCTGCCTGTCGGGGTGGTCGCGACCTATGTCTTCCACTTCGTGCTCTTCGGGGTGCTGGCGACCCGCATGGGCCTCGGCCAGCTCTTCATCGACGCGGCGACGACCATCGCGGGCCGCTTCTCGGGCGGGCCGGCCAAGGTGGCGGTCGTCTCCTCGGCCATGATGGGCACGATCACGGGGTCCTCCATCGCCAACGCGGTGACGACGGGCTCGCTGACCATCCCCGCCATGATCCGCATCGGCTATCCGCGCCATTTCGCGGCGGCGGTGGAGGCGGCGGCCTCCACCGGAGGGCAGATCACGCCGCCCATCATGGGCGCGGCCGCCTTCCTGATGATCGAGTTCCTCGGCATTCCCTACACCCACATCATGATCGCCGCGCTGGTGCCGGCCTTCATGCATTTCTTCGGCGTCCTCATGCAGGTGCATTTCGAGGCGAAACGCCAGGGCCTGCGCGGCCTGACCAGGGAGGAAATGCCCAGGATATGGGAGGTGCTGAAGCGCGACTGGCCCACGCTCTTTCCCCTCTTCCTCCTCGTCGGCATCCTGATGAACGGCTATACGCCGTATCTGGCCGCCTTCTGGGGCATCACCGCCTGCATCGTCATCGGCTTCCTCAACCCGCGCAACAGGCTGACCCCCTCGGACGTGTTCGAGGCCTTCGTCACGGGCGCGAAATACGCGCTGGCGGTGGGCGCGGCGGCCGCGACGGTGGGCATCGTCATCGGCGTCGTGACGCTGACCGGCGTCTCCTTCAAGGTCGCCTACATCGTCACCGGCACGGCGGCGAGCTGGGCCGCGGCGGTGGAGCCGTTCATTCCCTTCGGCCTGATGACGACCGCCGGGCTGACCCTCCTGATGACGCTGATCCTGACGGGCGTGGTGTGCATCGTGATGGGCACGGGCGTACCGACCACCGCCAACTACCTCATCATGGTGACGGTCGCCGCGCCGATCCTCGGGCTTCTGGGCGTCGAGCCGCTGGTCGCCCATTTCTTCGTCTTCTACTACGGCATCCTGGCCGACATCACCCCGCCGGTGGCCCTGTGCGCCTACGCCACGGCCGGCATCGCCAACTCCAACCCGTTCTCCACCGGCAACACGGCGTTTCGCCTCGGCATGGGCAAGATCCTCGTGCCCTTCGTCTTCGTCTTCTCGCCTTCCATGCTGATCATGGTGCAGGATTTCTCGCTGAACGAGTTCCTCCTCGCCACCTTCGGCTGCATCCTAGGCATCACCGCGCTCTCGGCCGCCTTCTCCGACTATCTTCTCGACCGCCTGTTCGGCTGGGAGCGCCTTCTCCTCGCCTTCGCCGCGCTCCTGCTCGTGGCCCCCGAGCTGACCACCACGATCATCGGGACGGCGATCTTCATCCCCGTCGCCCTGCGCCCCCTCATCTGGAAGAAGCATGAGGGCAAGGTGCCCACGCGCGCGGCATAA
- a CDS encoding NAD-dependent succinate-semialdehyde dehydrogenase: MTSYPDTKLLIDGQWREGGGEALEVINPATAERIGSLAHASRADLDEALAAAEKGLRLWRDTSAYERSRLMRRAGELLRERADAVARIMTQEQGKPLAEAKAETLGAADTIDWFAEEARRAYGRVVPSRATNVTQLVIKEPVGVAAAFTPWNFPLNQAVRKVSAALAAGCSVILKGPEETPASCAELAKAFQDAGLPAGVLSLVFGVPAEISGYLIPHPTVKKISFTGSTAVGKKLAALAGEHMKRVTMELGGHAPSIVFEDADVEKAARLLTGAKFRNAGQVCISPTRFLVHEAVFDRFVDGMVEASEAIRVGNGLDEGVTMGALANSRRIDAIEALTADALAKGATLRAGGERIGNRGYFFQPTILTDVPLEARAMSEEPFGPLALVNRFSSYEGVVEEANRLPYGLAAYAYTRSARTISDLSRDIESGMLSVNHHGLGLPEVPFGGVQDSGYGSEGGLEAIEAYLNTKLVTQAV, encoded by the coding sequence ATGACATCCTATCCTGACACCAAACTTCTGATCGACGGCCAGTGGCGCGAGGGCGGCGGCGAGGCGCTGGAGGTGATCAACCCGGCGACCGCCGAGCGGATCGGCTCGCTGGCCCACGCCTCGCGCGCCGACCTCGACGAGGCGCTGGCGGCGGCCGAGAAGGGCCTGCGCCTGTGGCGCGATACCTCCGCCTACGAGCGCTCCAGGCTGATGCGCAGGGCGGGCGAGCTTCTGCGCGAGCGGGCCGACGCCGTGGCGCGCATCATGACGCAGGAGCAGGGCAAGCCGCTCGCCGAGGCGAAGGCCGAGACGCTGGGCGCGGCCGACACGATCGACTGGTTCGCCGAGGAGGCCCGCCGCGCCTATGGCCGCGTGGTGCCCTCGCGCGCCACGAACGTCACCCAGCTCGTGATCAAGGAGCCGGTCGGGGTCGCGGCCGCCTTCACGCCGTGGAATTTCCCGCTCAACCAGGCGGTGCGCAAGGTCTCGGCGGCGCTCGCCGCCGGCTGCTCGGTGATCCTGAAGGGGCCGGAGGAGACGCCGGCGAGCTGCGCGGAGCTGGCGAAGGCCTTCCAGGACGCAGGGCTTCCCGCGGGCGTCCTCTCGCTCGTCTTCGGCGTTCCGGCCGAGATTTCCGGCTATCTGATCCCGCATCCCACGGTGAAGAAGATTTCCTTCACCGGTTCCACGGCGGTCGGCAAGAAGCTGGCGGCCCTCGCGGGCGAGCATATGAAGCGGGTGACGATGGAGCTGGGCGGCCATGCGCCCTCCATCGTGTTCGAGGATGCGGACGTGGAGAAGGCGGCCAGGCTTCTGACCGGCGCCAAGTTCCGCAACGCCGGCCAGGTCTGCATCTCGCCCACGCGCTTTCTCGTGCACGAGGCGGTGTTCGACCGTTTCGTCGACGGAATGGTGGAGGCCTCGGAGGCGATCCGGGTGGGCAACGGGCTGGACGAGGGCGTCACCATGGGCGCGCTCGCCAATTCGCGGCGCATCGACGCCATCGAGGCGCTGACGGCGGACGCGCTCGCCAAGGGCGCAACGCTGCGCGCCGGCGGCGAGCGCATCGGCAATCGCGGCTATTTCTTCCAGCCCACGATCCTCACCGACGTGCCGCTGGAGGCGCGGGCCATGAGCGAGGAGCCCTTCGGCCCGCTCGCCCTCGTCAACCGCTTCTCCTCCTACGAGGGCGTGGTGGAGGAGGCGAACCGGCTGCCCTACGGGCTGGCGGCCTACGCCTATACGCGCTCGGCCAGGACCATCTCGGACCTCTCGCGCGACATCGAGAGCGGCATGCTCTCGGTCAACCATCACGGGCTCGGCCTGCCCGAGGTGCCCTTCGGCGGCGTGCAGGATTCCGGCTACGGCTCGGAAGGGGGGCTGGAGGCCATCGAGGCCTATCTCAACACCAAGCTCGTCACGCAGGCGGTCTGA
- a CDS encoding ABC transporter ATP-binding protein: MADHQPVLSVEKLTTSFRSGGEWRSVIRDISFTVDAGETVAIVGESGSGKSVTALSAMRLLPAGKARTQGRAILEGQDLLALPEKQMRAVRGGRIGMIFQEPMTSLNPVFTIGNQLAEALVLHRDMSWAQAEAEALRMMERVRIPAARSRLGEYPHKFSGGMRQRVMIAMALACRPRLLIADEPTTALDVTIQAEILHLIRELQREETMAVLFITHDMGVVAEVADRTVVMLRGDMVETGETAAIFAAPQKPYTKALLAAIPRLGTMGETPFPRRFPSVDPATGAVEEGRETRAPQAEARPILEVENLRKRFDVRGGRIHAVEDVSFSIQPGETLSLVGESGCGKSTTGRSILRLLEPSGGTVRIEGQDLATAGRKGLRDMRRAAQMIFQDPFASLNPRLTVGAAIAEPILSHGLMGRAAARERAVELIEQVGLPASVAGRYPHEFSGGQRQRISIARALALEPRLIVADEAVSALDGSVKAQVANLLLDLQERMGLAYLFISHDMAVVERISHRVAVMYLGEIVEIGPRRSVFDTPRHPYTRRLIEAVPLPDPARRGSLPPALSEELKSPMRPLDYAPPQRRYEEVAPGHFVQMAAA; encoded by the coding sequence ATGGCCGATCACCAGCCCGTGCTCTCCGTCGAGAAGCTGACGACCTCCTTCCGCTCCGGCGGCGAGTGGCGCTCCGTCATCCGCGACATCTCCTTCACGGTGGATGCGGGCGAGACGGTGGCCATCGTCGGCGAATCGGGCTCGGGCAAGAGCGTCACGGCCCTCTCTGCCATGCGCCTCCTGCCCGCCGGCAAGGCGCGCACGCAGGGGCGCGCGATCCTGGAGGGGCAGGATCTCCTGGCCCTGCCCGAAAAGCAGATGCGCGCGGTGCGCGGCGGGCGCATCGGCATGATCTTCCAGGAGCCGATGACCTCGCTGAACCCGGTCTTCACCATCGGCAACCAGTTGGCCGAGGCGCTGGTCCTGCACCGCGACATGTCGTGGGCGCAGGCGGAGGCCGAGGCGCTGCGGATGATGGAGCGGGTGCGCATTCCCGCCGCGCGCTCGCGCCTCGGCGAATATCCGCACAAATTCTCCGGCGGCATGCGCCAGCGCGTGATGATCGCCATGGCGCTGGCCTGCCGGCCGAGGCTCCTCATCGCCGACGAGCCCACCACCGCGCTCGACGTGACCATCCAGGCCGAGATCCTGCACCTCATCCGCGAATTGCAGCGCGAGGAGACCATGGCCGTCCTCTTCATCACCCACGACATGGGCGTGGTGGCGGAGGTGGCCGACCGCACCGTGGTGATGCTGCGCGGCGACATGGTGGAGACGGGGGAGACGGCGGCGATCTTCGCCGCGCCGCAAAAGCCCTACACCAAGGCGCTTCTCGCCGCGATCCCGCGCCTCGGCACGATGGGCGAGACGCCGTTCCCCCGGCGCTTTCCGTCCGTGGACCCGGCGACCGGGGCGGTGGAGGAGGGGCGCGAAACGCGCGCCCCGCAAGCGGAGGCCCGGCCCATCCTCGAGGTGGAGAACCTCAGGAAGCGCTTCGACGTGCGGGGCGGGCGCATCCACGCGGTGGAGGATGTCTCCTTCTCCATCCAGCCGGGCGAGACGCTTTCGCTGGTGGGGGAATCGGGCTGCGGCAAGTCCACCACCGGCCGCTCCATCCTGCGCCTCCTGGAGCCGAGCGGCGGCACGGTGCGCATCGAGGGGCAGGATTTGGCCACGGCGGGGCGCAAGGGCCTGCGCGACATGCGCCGCGCGGCGCAGATGATCTTCCAGGACCCCTTCGCCTCGCTCAACCCGCGCCTCACCGTCGGCGCCGCCATCGCCGAGCCGATTCTCTCGCACGGCCTGATGGGCCGGGCGGCGGCGCGCGAGCGGGCGGTGGAGCTGATCGAGCAGGTGGGCCTGCCCGCCTCCGTCGCCGGGCGCTATCCGCACGAATTCTCCGGAGGCCAGCGCCAGCGCATCTCCATCGCGCGCGCGCTGGCGCTGGAGCCCAGGCTCATCGTCGCCGACGAGGCGGTCTCGGCGCTCGACGGGTCGGTGAAAGCGCAGGTCGCCAACCTCCTTCTCGACCTCCAGGAGAGGATGGGCCTGGCCTATCTCTTCATCAGCCACGACATGGCGGTGGTGGAGCGGATCAGCCATCGCGTGGCGGTGATGTATCTGGGCGAGATCGTGGAGATCGGCCCGCGCCGCTCGGTCTTCGACACGCCGCGCCACCCCTATACGCGCCGGCTGATCGAGGCCGTTCCGCTGCCGGACCCCGCCCGACGGGGCAGCCTGCCCCCGGCCCTGTCGGAGGAGCTGAAAAGCCCGATGCGCCCGCTCGACTATGCGCCGCCGCAGCGCCGCTACGAGGAGGTGGCCCCCGGCCACTTCGTCCAGATGGCCGCCGCGTGA
- a CDS encoding sugar kinase, with product MTGLGPRQIVAIGECMIEMAAGEAGAWKLGFAGDTLNTLWYARSGLDPAAGALDYASALGDDSFSGRMVAFLERHGIGTGHIARLPGRRPGLYLIEQREGDRHFAYWREASAARSLADDEARLARAVDGARAVYFSGITLAILAPQARERLFAALSRARQAGSLLAFDPNIRPALWEDMETGRAAILRAAGLAHIVLPSFDDEAAAFGDADPATTARRYRAAGAAEIVVKDGARAVTILAGESLDHVLPPAGVKPVDATAAGDSFNGAYLAARLGEQSAARAARAGCRMAAAVVVRHGALIHAPDMERWNKPAPQGA from the coding sequence GTGACCGGGCTGGGGCCGCGCCAGATCGTCGCCATCGGCGAGTGCATGATCGAGATGGCCGCCGGCGAGGCCGGGGCATGGAAGCTCGGCTTTGCCGGCGACACGCTGAACACGCTCTGGTACGCGCGCTCGGGCCTCGACCCGGCGGCGGGCGCGCTGGACTACGCGAGCGCGCTCGGAGACGATTCCTTCTCCGGGCGCATGGTCGCCTTCCTCGAGCGGCACGGGATCGGCACGGGGCACATCGCCCGGCTGCCCGGCCGGCGGCCGGGCCTCTACCTCATCGAGCAGCGCGAGGGCGACCGGCACTTCGCCTATTGGCGCGAGGCCTCCGCCGCCCGCAGCCTGGCCGATGACGAGGCGCGCCTCGCCCGTGCGGTGGACGGCGCAAGGGCCGTCTATTTCTCGGGCATCACGCTGGCCATCCTCGCCCCGCAAGCCCGCGAGCGGCTGTTTGCCGCCCTGTCGCGGGCGCGCCAGGCGGGCAGCCTCCTCGCCTTCGACCCCAATATCCGCCCCGCTTTGTGGGAGGACATGGAGACGGGGCGCGCGGCGATCCTGCGCGCCGCCGGCCTTGCCCATATCGTCCTGCCGAGCTTCGACGACGAGGCCGCCGCCTTCGGGGACGCCGACCCGGCCACGACCGCGCGCCGCTACCGCGCGGCCGGCGCGGCCGAGATCGTCGTCAAGGACGGCGCGCGGGCCGTGACGATCCTTGCCGGCGAAAGCCTCGACCACGTCCTGCCGCCCGCCGGCGTCAAGCCTGTGGACGCAACGGCCGCCGGCGATTCCTTCAATGGCGCCTATCTCGCCGCCAGACTAGGAGAACAGTCGGCGGCGCGGGCGGCGCGGGCCGGATGCCGGATGGCCGCCGCGGTGGTCGTCCGGCACGGCGCGCTCATCCATGCGCCGGACATGGAGCGGTGGAACAAGCCCGCGCCGCAGGGCGCGTGA
- a CDS encoding ABC transporter permease, with translation MPRVFMALLKRAGGMAVVLALVVTVVFLIVRVTPGDPAAVMLGSDATPEDIAALRARLGLDAPILVQYGRFVLDILRGDLGQSIFLGQPVTTALAARAEPTFFLTLFSILIAVSIALPVGILSAVKRGTLFDQIVVGATMVAASVPSFWLGLILIQTFAVGLGWFPASGYGGPGTPFLERLSHLVLPAVALGIVNSALITRFTRAAMLDVLSEDYVRTARAKGAGPSRVILKHALKNAMIPIITVIGLSVALLVAGAVVTETVFGLPGVGNLVVQAVLRRDYPVIQGTLLVVAAIYVLINFAVDMLYLTVDPRVRT, from the coding sequence ATGCCACGGGTGTTCATGGCCCTCCTGAAGCGGGCCGGCGGCATGGCGGTGGTGCTGGCGCTCGTCGTCACCGTCGTCTTCCTCATCGTGCGGGTGACGCCGGGCGATCCGGCGGCCGTCATGCTGGGGTCGGACGCCACGCCCGAGGACATCGCCGCCCTTCGCGCCAGGCTCGGCCTCGACGCGCCGATCCTGGTCCAGTACGGCCGCTTCGTCCTCGACATCCTGCGGGGCGATCTCGGCCAGTCGATCTTCCTCGGCCAGCCGGTGACGACGGCGCTGGCCGCGCGGGCCGAGCCGACCTTCTTCCTCACGCTCTTCTCCATCCTCATCGCCGTGTCCATCGCCCTGCCCGTGGGCATCCTCTCGGCGGTGAAACGGGGCACGCTGTTCGACCAGATCGTGGTGGGCGCCACCATGGTGGCGGCCAGCGTGCCGAGCTTCTGGCTCGGCCTCATCCTGATCCAGACCTTCGCGGTCGGGCTCGGCTGGTTCCCCGCCTCCGGCTATGGCGGGCCGGGCACCCCCTTCCTCGAACGGCTCTCGCACCTCGTCCTGCCGGCCGTGGCGCTCGGCATCGTCAATTCCGCGCTCATCACCCGCTTCACGCGGGCCGCCATGCTGGACGTCCTCTCCGAGGACTATGTGCGCACCGCCAGGGCCAAGGGCGCCGGGCCGTCCCGCGTCATCCTCAAGCACGCGCTGAAGAACGCGATGATCCCGATCATCACCGTCATCGGCCTGTCCGTCGCCCTCCTCGTGGCCGGCGCGGTGGTGACGGAGACGGTGTTCGGCCTGCCGGGCGTCGGCAATCTCGTGGTGCAGGCGGTGCTGCGGCGCGACTACCCGGTGATCCAGGGCACGCTCCTCGTCGTCGCCGCCATCTACGTGCTCATCAATTTCGCGGTGGACATGCTCTATCTCACGGTCGATCCGAGGGTGCGCACATGA
- a CDS encoding ABC transporter permease, producing the protein MTLLSLSSPFAAGLRRFLGNRAILIGVLILGIVVIAAALAPLIAPHAPNRLSIVNRLQAPSAAHLFGTDEFGRDIFSRAIHAGRVSLMVSLGVVAIATVMGVFLGLLAGYFRRLDAPISRLLDAMMSFPDILLAIALVAALGPSLVNVILALGITYAPRLARIVRGSTLVLRELPYIEAAVALGLPTWQILLRHVLLNLASPILVQATFVFAAAMLAEASLSFLGIGASSDMPTWGTMLASGREYMNNAPWLMLFPGLAIVLAVLSLQLVGDGLRDLVDPRLAREV; encoded by the coding sequence ATGACGCTCCTGTCCCTCTCCTCCCCCTTCGCGGCGGGGCTGCGCCGGTTCCTGGGCAACCGCGCGATCCTCATCGGCGTCCTGATCCTCGGCATCGTGGTGATCGCCGCCGCGCTCGCGCCGCTGATCGCACCCCATGCGCCCAACCGACTGTCCATCGTCAACCGCCTCCAGGCCCCCTCGGCCGCGCATCTCTTCGGCACCGACGAGTTCGGCCGCGACATCTTCTCGCGCGCCATCCATGCGGGGCGCGTCTCGCTGATGGTCAGCCTGGGCGTCGTGGCCATCGCCACGGTCATGGGCGTCTTCCTCGGCCTTCTGGCCGGCTATTTCCGGCGGCTGGACGCGCCGATCTCGCGCCTTCTGGACGCGATGATGTCGTTTCCCGACATCCTGCTCGCCATCGCGCTGGTGGCCGCCCTCGGCCCCTCGCTGGTGAACGTCATCCTGGCGCTGGGCATCACCTACGCGCCGCGCCTGGCGCGCATCGTGCGCGGCTCCACGCTGGTGCTGCGCGAGCTGCCCTATATCGAGGCGGCCGTGGCGCTCGGGCTGCCGACATGGCAGATCCTCCTGCGCCATGTGCTCCTGAACCTCGCCTCGCCCATCCTGGTGCAGGCGACCTTCGTCTTCGCCGCCGCCATGCTGGCCGAGGCAAGCCTGTCGTTCCTGGGCATCGGCGCCTCCTCCGACATGCCGACCTGGGGCACCATGCTGGCCTCGGGCCGGGAATACATGAACAACGCGCCGTGGCTGATGCTCTTTCCCGGCCTTGCCATCGTGCTGGCCGTCCTGTCCCTCCAGCTCGTCGGCGACGGGTTGCGCGACCTCGTCGATCCGCGCCTCGCCCGGGAGGTCTGA